One Bacteroidales bacterium genomic window carries:
- a CDS encoding YdcF family protein, with product MFFYLSKILSFLTTPVAWIFLILLMAIITRDKKKKKNRLITAFLFFLFFSNLFVARTVMRLWEPRPIPISSLYKQYDVGVVLAGGMAFLGEENQAVFKNNPDRIIQTIILYNKGVIKKILLSGGDATILHDNSQNEATLLKQFLLQLGIPEKDILVDSLSRNTYENAANSSRIIKNSFPSDVQVLLITSASHMYRSFACFYKQDIIPDIFPVDHHALSKDYDLVSIILPNSKAFQIWDELFHEWFGLAIYYIIGYI from the coding sequence ATGTTCTTTTATCTAAGTAAGATTCTTTCTTTTTTGACCACACCTGTAGCTTGGATTTTTTTAATCCTTTTAATGGCTATTATAACCAGAGACAAAAAAAAGAAAAAAAATCGCCTTATCACTGCTTTTTTGTTTTTCCTTTTTTTCAGTAATCTTTTTGTGGCCCGAACTGTTATGAGGCTATGGGAACCACGTCCAATTCCTATTTCTTCTCTATACAAGCAATACGACGTAGGTGTTGTTCTGGCTGGTGGTATGGCATTTCTTGGAGAGGAAAATCAAGCCGTTTTTAAAAATAACCCTGATCGCATCATACAAACTATCATACTGTATAATAAAGGTGTAATAAAAAAAATTTTACTTAGTGGAGGTGATGCCACTATACTTCATGATAATTCACAAAACGAAGCCACACTTTTGAAACAATTTCTTTTGCAATTGGGTATTCCGGAAAAAGATATTTTAGTTGATAGTCTTTCACGTAATACATATGAAAATGCTGCCAATTCCTCCCGTATCATAAAAAATTCTTTTCCATCTGACGTTCAGGTTCTTTTGATTACTTCAGCTTCGCATATGTACAGAAGTTTTGCATGTTTTTACAAGCAAGACATCATTCCCGATATATTTCCAGTTGACCATCATGCTCTTTCTAAAGATTACGACCTCGTCTCTATTATTCTTCCCAATTCTAAAGCTTTTCAGATCTGGGATGAACTTTTTCATGAATGGTTTGGTCTTGCTATCTACTATATCATAGGATACATCTGA